A window of Mucilaginibacter paludis DSM 18603 contains these coding sequences:
- the atpA gene encoding F0F1 ATP synthase subunit alpha — translation MVEVRPDEVSAILRQQLSGFKSASELEEVGTVLQVGDGIARVYGLTKVQSGELVEFDNALQGIVLNLEEDNVGVVLLGASDGVKEGDTVKRTSKIASIKVGEGMLGRVVNTLGEPIDGKGPIAGITYEMPLERKAPGVIYRQPVTEPLQTGIKAIDAMIPIGRGQRELVIGDRQTGKTAVCIDTIINQKEFYEAGKPVYCIYVAIGQKNSTVANILRTLEENGAMPYSIIVAASAADPAPMQFFAPFAGAAIGEFFRDTGRPALIVYDDLSKQAVAYREVSLLLRRPPGREAYPGDVFYLHSRLLERAAKINSVDSIAQDMNDLPESIKHIVKGGGSLTALPIIETQAGDVSAYIPTNVISITDGQIFLESNLFNAGVRPAINVGISVSRVGGNAQIKSMKKVAGTLKLDQAQYRELEAFSKFGSDLDASTKTVLDKGARNVEILKQGQFSPLTVEKQVAIIYIGTKNLMRNIPVNKVREFETEFLSQLELRNPEVLSALKAGKFDDSLTGVLETVAKELAGKY, via the coding sequence TGTTTACGGATTAACCAAAGTACAATCAGGCGAGCTTGTTGAGTTTGACAACGCTTTGCAGGGTATCGTGTTGAACTTGGAAGAAGACAATGTTGGTGTTGTATTACTTGGCGCATCTGATGGTGTTAAGGAAGGCGATACTGTTAAACGTACCAGCAAAATCGCATCTATTAAGGTAGGTGAGGGTATGCTTGGCCGTGTAGTAAACACTTTAGGTGAGCCGATTGATGGTAAAGGACCAATTGCAGGTATCACCTACGAAATGCCTTTGGAGCGTAAAGCACCAGGGGTAATTTACAGGCAACCGGTTACGGAGCCTTTGCAAACAGGTATTAAGGCTATCGATGCCATGATTCCGATTGGCCGCGGACAACGCGAGTTGGTTATTGGTGACAGGCAGACAGGTAAAACTGCGGTTTGTATTGATACTATTATTAACCAGAAAGAGTTTTACGAAGCTGGTAAACCAGTATATTGTATTTATGTAGCTATCGGCCAGAAAAACTCAACCGTAGCTAACATTTTGCGTACCCTGGAAGAGAATGGTGCTATGCCTTACTCTATCATTGTTGCAGCATCTGCTGCAGACCCTGCGCCAATGCAGTTTTTTGCGCCATTTGCTGGTGCCGCTATCGGCGAATTTTTCCGTGATACCGGACGTCCTGCATTAATTGTTTATGATGATTTATCAAAACAAGCGGTAGCTTACCGTGAGGTGTCTTTATTATTACGTCGTCCACCGGGCCGTGAGGCTTATCCTGGTGACGTGTTTTACCTGCACAGTCGTTTGTTAGAGCGTGCCGCTAAAATCAACTCGGTTGATTCAATTGCGCAGGATATGAATGATTTGCCGGAGTCTATCAAGCATATTGTTAAAGGTGGTGGCTCGTTAACAGCGTTGCCAATTATCGAAACACAAGCTGGTGACGTATCGGCTTATATCCCAACCAACGTAATCTCGATCACCGACGGACAGATCTTCCTTGAATCAAACTTGTTTAACGCAGGGGTTCGCCCGGCTATCAACGTAGGTATCTCGGTATCACGTGTGGGTGGTAACGCGCAGATCAAGTCGATGAAAAAGGTTGCAGGTACCTTAAAGTTAGATCAGGCTCAATACCGCGAGTTAGAGGCTTTCTCTAAATTCGGTTCAGACCTTGACGCTTCAACCAAAACCGTACTGGATAAAGGAGCACGTAACGTGGAGATTTTAAAGCAAGGCCAGTTTTCACCTTTAACAGTTGAAAAGCAAGTTGCTATTATCTACATCGGGACCAAAAATTTAATGCGTAACATACCTGTTAATAAGGTAAGAGAGTTTGAGACTGAGTTTTTAAGCCAGCTTGAGCTGCGTAATCCTGAAGTTTTATCGGCTTTAAAGGCAGGTAAATTTGATGATAGCCTAACAGGCGTGTTGGAGACTGTAGCTAAGGAATTGGCTGGAAAATATTAA